The Paenibacillus yonginensis genome segment GCAGAGCGGGGAACAGCGTTACCTGTTGGCCATGACCTCGCTGCAGCCGGTCGGGGAAGCCGTAGGGACGCTCAAACAATATTTTGTGTATGCGGCTCCGGCCATTCTGCTGCTTGTGGTCCTGCTGTCCCTGATCTATTCCCGCATCGTATCGCGGCCGCTGGTCAAGCTGAACCGATTGTCCGAGCGGCTGGCCAGGCTGGATTTCTCGGCACAGCCGGATATCCGTTCCCGCGATGAATTCGGCACCTTGTCGCGCAACCTGGTTTCGCTGTCCCGCAATCTGGATGAGACGCTCAGGGAGCTTTCGCGGACCAACCGGCAGCTCAAGAAGGACGTGGCAGAGAAAGAACGTTCCGAGCAGCTCCGCAGAGCCTTAATCGCCAATCTCTCCCATGAGCTGAAGACCCCTTTGGGCATTGTAAAAGGGTTCGCCGAAGGGCTTCAGGATGACGTGGCTGAAGAGAAACGCGAGCGTTACCTCGCTTTGATCGTCAATGAGACGGATCGGATGAACGCCTTGATCCTCGACATGCTTGAGCTGTCCAAATATGAACTGAAGGCCGTCAAGCTGCATACGGAAGTGTTCCCGCTGAAAGAGCTGATAGAGACGCTGGCTGCATCCTTTTCGCAGCAGATGGAGAAGAAAGGGCTGACGTTCCGGATGGAGGCCCAGGGCGTAGGCGGAGGTGGAGAGCGTTACGTAATTGGAGATCCTGGCAAGCTGGAGCAGGTTATGCTGAACCTGTTAAGCAATGCCGTAAGACATGCAAGCCCGAACAGCACGATCCATATAAAGCTTGAAGCAGATGAAGCAGGAACCCTCACGGTCTGGATCGAAAATACCGGCGCTCCTATTGCGGAAGAGGATCTCGATCGGATTTGGGATCATTTCTACCGCGCGGAGCGCTCCAGGGACCGGAAGTCCGGCGGGACAGGGCTGGGGCTTGCGATCGTCAAACATATTCTGGAGCTGCACGGCAGCCGGTATGGCGCGGTAAATACCGCACAGGGCGTTGCTTTTTATTTTAGCCTGCAAGAATTCAAAGGAGATGATGAAGATGACTATAAATAGAACGATACTGGTGGGTTCAGCGCTGCTGCTAACCCTGATGATGAGTGCCTGCGGCAGACCCGAAGCCTCGGACGGGAATCAGGCTGGCGTGGGAAGTAATGCGGAGGCGGATGCCTCGCAAAACAGTCCAAACGGACCCGCCGCTTCGGCAGTTCCGTCGGCGGAACCGAATGACCCCTCCGCTCCGGCGGCATCTGAACAGCCGGGCGCCGGCAATTCGGCTGCACCTTCTTCCAATGAGGATACCGGGGCGGAGGAGGGCGGCAGCGGGGAGATCCTGATCATCATTGACCAGACTCCGAAGCCGACTGCGGAGGTTCGCAGCTTCGACTTTTCGATCCAGAAAGTGCCGGAAGGTTATACGCTTCAAGAAATGCAGTGGGTGTCGGACAAGAACAACATTTCGAACACGCCTCAAGAAGCCCTGCAGAACGGGCAGACGGGTGCTGACGGTTTCTATATCAGCGGTGACGGCCAGTTCTCCGGTTTCTTCTATCCGGAAGACATGAAAGGCGAAAAGGGCCAGGTTATCTTCCAGTTCCAGAATGATCAAGGACAAGAGCTCAGCTGG includes the following:
- a CDS encoding sensor histidine kinase — encoded protein: MRIRGVVFKLFAVTSALILVLFSLVMLLEGLFFERFYRSSKLHDLSQNMQLFARQLQQEDKGGSEQELARMLGTFMNRNDASTALLNGEFNRVAINPYFIQLRTADKSVTVLFPSEGMTVRDLQLNIQPGDQLVVDGIYMDEKDTVLHPVEFQPSGAEPGEGLMRVSGTVTDLILPEQRSFNPYYQDALVDNALRDLAPQSQPDHQLSDGNLLRREWTDEWSGVEYAVLIQPLPERQTQSGEQRYLLAMTSLQPVGEAVGTLKQYFVYAAPAILLLVVLLSLIYSRIVSRPLVKLNRLSERLARLDFSAQPDIRSRDEFGTLSRNLVSLSRNLDETLRELSRTNRQLKKDVAEKERSEQLRRALIANLSHELKTPLGIVKGFAEGLQDDVAEEKRERYLALIVNETDRMNALILDMLELSKYELKAVKLHTEVFPLKELIETLAASFSQQMEKKGLTFRMEAQGVGGGGERYVIGDPGKLEQVMLNLLSNAVRHASPNSTIHIKLEADEAGTLTVWIENTGAPIAEEDLDRIWDHFYRAERSRDRKSGGTGLGLAIVKHILELHGSRYGAVNTAQGVAFYFSLQEFKGDDEDDYK